caatttaaaatgaaagtcATAATTTGGGGATGTTTAGAGCAATTAACTTTATTGTCATGAAAAAGACAGTAATAaagagtttttaaaatataaaataaataaatttgggcACGAGTAATACAAGGCCCACGTGGTGGAAAACATATCTCACACCTCCCCCTCGTAGCAACGTGGAAGTCCTTTAATGGGATGCCACGTGGCGTTCCCTATTACCGCTTTACGGCTACGAAAATCCAAATCATACGCGCCTCACTTATGTTTGACTGAACACTCTCCGGTCAGATTATCATCCATCAACTTCACTTCATCCCTAACCTTCCGCCActccatatatatatgtataaagaaGCCGCAAATTCCCATATTTGTTTcaaggcaaaaaaaaaacaagaaaacaaaaaagaaaccaGTTAATCTCACTTTACTATAAAACTGGAGGACACAACAAAGGTGAAACAAAACACGGGCCGGAAACCCGAATCGGAGCGACCCGATTCGAGGTTCAAGGGTGCTCGGAAGCGGAAATGGGGGAAATGGGTATCGGAAATCAGGTTGCCGAACAGTCGTGAAAGGATTTGGTTGGGATCGTACGACACAGCCGAACAAGCGGCGCGTGCATTCGACGCGGCTCTTTTTTGCTTGCGTGGCCGTTCAGCGAAGTTCAATTTCCCCGATAATCCACCGGATATAGCGGGTGGTGGGTCATTAACGCATGCTGAAATCCAAGCCGTAGCTGCCCGTTTCGCCAATTCGGCTCCTCCGAGGACACATGCGGAGGAGCAATCCACGTCTGGGTTTCAAACGGAATCCCCTTCGCCATCGGTTTCGGTCGAGACCGTACGGGTCGACGGCGAGTTGCCGGTCGATGATGGGTCGTTTCTCGATGATTTGATAATGGGTTCGGGTCATTATGATTCGGGTTACGGGTTATTCCCtgaatttgatgatttttcgaGTGATTTTACGGGATTATTGTCGGTGCCTAACATCGAttgtgaagaagatgataatttgGCTTGGAATTTAAATTCAGAACCTTTTctttggaatttttaaaaaattaaacttaattaatggagtttttatccaaatatttgGAGGGACCAATTTTTTTATGACCCATCCTTTCATCTAtgtatgcatatacatatatgtacgaTATTCTTGTTTTGAAAGTATtagtttaatggaagaataaGGTAAAGCTAAGCATTCTAGTATGTTATTtcttttggtaaaattgtacaaaaggttctcttgatatttattttagtggatttagtccctttactatAGACCAGTTTAAGGTTTGGGTTACATGACTAAAGCTTGAAGTGTAGCCCGTATTTGGGAGGGtttggagaaaaaaataaataaaccttaaaaactAGCTTATGCAAGAAATTAAACTTGTTTAAAATACTAGTTGGGCATAAGCTTCAACTAGGGTGTGCACTTTTTGGATTTAATCTAATTAGATTTGGTGGTCATCTAAATTAGTTCGGTTAATCAGTTGGCCATCAAATCTAATTCTATCGGGATTGGTtaaagattttttgaaaatttaattatcaattattttggttcaaaatcgagtatttgattaaattaattgaaattatatattatggatCCAACATATTAGATAGGCCCAATACATTATATaagcccaaaaataaaaattaaagctttatatatattataacgggctttaaaaatattatgaaaaataaaataaaacttaaaacaaacaaaaaaagtttaaaaaataagagaaagaaatgcataaaatatcagttaatttggttaactgctcaaattaactaaatttattttggtcgGTTAATATGCTTCTAAAAAACCAGTTCAGATAACAgttagatattttaaattttgattaatttgattaatgataGTTCAAATCGAATATTAACCAAACCGACGTTTTGAATACCCGAACTCCAACATCTAGGAGTCAATCTTGGCTCAAGcttgttttaaatattgtagtataatgttttgttttatggaATGTAGTAGTTTTCTTTACTCGAACTatataagttattttgaatataatatatttgtaatatattacatgcataaattttataaaatagtttaaaattaaatagaattgaaaattaaaatgctAATTATCCGATGATTGGATTATAGTTTTTCAATCTAAAAAGTAAGGACTAAATCTTAAACATTCTGAAAAGTATAGGAATCGAAAGCATGTTTTTAaccaatatattttatattggttCATATACATTAcgaaagttgtggatttagtctccgtcctttaatttgattaattttagtacctatactttcaattttgaaattttaatctcgACCCAAATAATAGCAGTTAAATTCATTTGCTTAAATTCAATTACCATACAATTTGtagatttaatctatattcaCCAATTAGGTCATTCTAAATcctgtacttttcaaaatttgaattttcattattaaGATAAATGATAGTCATTAATCCATTAACTAGTTTTTAgtgagttatatgtggaaataacAAGTGATATAATATTACGATATGGCAATATATTTGCcgcatcaaattttgaaaatagcaGAGATTAATGAATCTAATAATTGTCGttcaaaaaaactaaaattttaaattttgaaaaatataaatgctaaaaacaatcaaaatttaaaattcataactttcgtaatgtacaaggactaatagtagaatttaacttaaCTTAAAAGATTTATATGGCAAAAAAGTGTAATCTTGGTCACCAATTTGTTGACTTTTCAGCTGAATGGTCTTCACTGTAGTTTCTTCAATAAGTTTGGTCGGCGGCCTAACGATTTTTACAGGTGagtccaattatttaatttggaaaatttttattttggacaCATTAATTGATTTCTGGTcagataaatttaaattatttgtttaatttagtatCGGATCTAAGtcaatttaagtttaaatcaaTTTAGATCGGATGAGATTatgttcttgatttttattaaataaattggattaaatttaaattgataaatgattaaaagtctaaattacaaatacaacacttattttaataataaatataaataatatttaaatagcaGGTAATATAActatattgttataaaatttgtgtttatttagaataaaattttatttttaataaaatataatgagaGGCGAGTTCAAGTATAAGGAATATTCTCTTTCAGTTTTTgcttttcatatattatttataaaagaaatcattaataaatttaatagttctCATTTATATTAAGGTCAAAATTTTACGCATGGTACCAAATTAATAATAGACTTTAACCAAACATATGTAACTGTTACCATTTGGATTagaatcaaaatatcaaaatttgaaaagtacacaaattaaaattgataaaattaaaatataaggattaaattgataatttgcaTAAAATGGAGGGACTTAATAGCAAAAATTTGGCAAAAGAAACGGTCTTTTTCACTCACCTAACGGAGCATATGCTGAGTGATTCTAACATTATAAGGAATCGATTCATATCtttgagaaaatattatttaatttcaggtttaacttattattattattttcttggttaaaatgtaatatggGTCCTTGTACgctttacaaattttaaatttagtcctctacttttaagatttcaaaatttagatccaatTGTTAAAACTATTAactttttctcttaattttgttggtgtgatatttaaaaaaaatactcacttggtatcaatgtaattaaaaaaatgacgttgtaatgaacctaaatttaaccaaataattttAACGGTGTTAATAAttagatctaaattttgaaacatgaaaactagaggactaaattcctagaaataaaaacacaaggagtaaatttcaaatttacgaATAGTACAGGGACTTATaacaaattataacatttttcttTGCAATCGTTGGTTCGATATTTACGATGTTTCAACCAATTACAGTCAAAAtccaaattgtttttaaattcattattttcatcaaatataaataaattatttttgtatcgATTCCACTCTAACTTAAATACTTTCCTCGTGACatatgatataaatttatacactgataatgtataattaaatactttttgaaataaaattatataattaatcttttttaacaattaattaaaattatattaatgtaaatcctataaatttacatatttaacacaaatatcaaattacaataaaaattactttaattttatgatttttgttgCTCTATggttctttatatttttcagtCGAGCTCTCTCAgttgaaaaaataaacaacCCAAAAAAAGAAGTCTGAGATTTGCCCAGATTCAAAAGCTATTtaattgatcttttttttttcatcattttcttaaaaaagttTCAGTTTTTGTTTCATTGATGAGTTGCTagattttgttttcattataaTCCAAACCCAAATCCTCAAAACTCTTaaagtttcaatttttgttttgttttttctttattgGGATGGCATCTTCATCATCACTGGTAAGTCCACTATGTAATCAGTCACAGTCTCCACTGCTCCACTGGATTGGGGATAGAAGGAAAGCTTTTATTTCTCCTCCATGCAACGGCGGCTCAGCCACCAGCAAAGATGGTG
The Gossypium raimondii isolate GPD5lz chromosome 8, ASM2569854v1, whole genome shotgun sequence DNA segment above includes these coding regions:
- the LOC105793490 gene encoding ethylene-responsive transcription factor ERF017, coding for SHFTIKLEDTTKVKQNTGRKPESERPDSRFKGARKRKWGKWVSEIRLPNSRERIWLGSYDTAEQAARAFDAALFCLRGRSAKFNFPDNPPDIAGGGSLTHAEIQAVAARFANSAPPRTHAEEQSTSGFQTESPSPSVSVETVRVDGELPVDDGSFLDDLIMGSGHYDSGYGLFPEFDDFSSDFTGLLSVPNIDCEEDDNLAWNLNSEPFLWNF